The proteins below come from a single Ictalurus punctatus breed USDA103 chromosome 24, Coco_2.0, whole genome shotgun sequence genomic window:
- the elp2 gene encoding elongator complex protein 2 isoform X1: protein MAIPVMTTCHVACCANRTPHVLSWSRRDLIAFGTCNSVALYDPQEVKVVELLNKHSGRVNTVQWIHREDCGPETQLLSGGSDNNIIVWEEQHGQFAASAVCSGHSGPVCAVDAVPLSSSDSLLVSASSDSTVKLWMYSSGKAECLQTLSFGSGFMMDVSLALLPGSRVPILACGGDDSKVHLFVQINGQFQKVLTLQGHEDWVRGVEWAAKDGELLLASCAQDCLIRVWRLVVKCDAHVQEPAEGIIRMTEDVFEVKGKMYAVSLETVLAGHENWVYGIHWQPSFSKGGTVEQPLSLLSASMDKTMILWGPEEASGVWVEQVRVGEVGGNTLGFFGCQFGPDGSKILAHAFHGALHLWQRDPSQQCCVYCVQREWSSAVVVSGHFNAVQDLSWDPEGEFLLSVGSDQTTRVFAPWRRKDCSQVTWHEISRPQIHGYDMQCLAMVGRYQFVSGADEKVLRVFKAPRNFVENFANIVGTSLEKLLASQDCKGLPEGASTPALGLSNKAVFQGDLTMQSTQEEGKDFNSVSDQYKESYFHPLSLTEPPPEDHLLQNTLWPEVQKLYGHGFEMFCLASDSAGTVVASACKASKAGHAAILLWSTSTWKQLQALPYHSLTVTQMAFSPDSRLLLAVSRDRTWSLWRREDCGPDASEPRFSLYTHTTKDSAVHARIIWSCDWSLDNKYFVTASRDKKVIMWGHRGSGVPVGMNDSAVIPCSSVLDVGDSATAVAVCPFLLSDQSYLIAVGLESGQIVLYKWRKVDDLSSGSDWSRCAESDVSQSHTLVVKRLRWRPRVCQQDRSEGLNKNHQSTSVQLASAGADHTVKIFNINTLTL from the exons AATGACAACATGCCATGTAGCGTGTTGTGCAAACCGGACTCCACACGTTCTCTCCTGGAGCCGCAGAGATTTAATCGCCTTTGGGACGTGTAATTCAGTTGCTTTGTATGATCCACAG GAGGTGAAAGTTGTTGAGCTCCTGAATAAGCACAGTGGCAGGGTTAACACTGTGCAGTGGATTCACAGGGAGGACTGTG GTCCAGAAACACAGCTGCTTTCAGGAGGATctgataataatattattgtgtGGGAGGAGCAACATGGTCAG TTTGCTGCCTCTGCAGTGTGTTCAGGCCACTCGGGTCCTGTGTGTGCTGTGGATGCTGTACCGCTGTCTTCCTCCGACTCACTGCTCGTCTCTGCGTCATCAGACTCCACCGTGAAACTGTGGATGTACAGCAGTGGAAAAG CCGAATGCCTCCAGACGTTATCTTTTGGGAGCGGCTTCATGATGGATGTCTCCTTAGCGCTGTTGCCAGGCAGCAGAG TGCCCATCCTAGCATGTGGGGGAGATGACAGCAAAGTCCATTTGTTTGTGCAGATCAATGGACAG TTTCAGAAAGTACTCACATTACAAGGCCACGAGGACTGGGTCCGTGGTGTGGAATGGGCAGCAAAAG ATGGGGAATTACTTTTGGCCAGTTGCGCTCAGGACTGTCTGATCCGAGTGTGGAGGCTGGTGGTTAAATGCGACGCACACGTACAGGAGCCTGCCGAAGGAATCATCAGGATGACTGAGGATGTGTTTGAGGTGAAGGGGAAAA TGTATGCAGTGAGCCTTGAGACGGTATTAGCTGGCCATGAGAACTGGGTGTATGGGATCCATTGGCAGCCTTCATTTAGCAAAG GCGGCACAGTGGAACAGCCTCTGAGTCTGCTTTCTGCCTCTATGGACAAGACTATGATCCTATGGGGGCCAGAGGAGGCGTCAGGTGTGTGGGTGGAGCAG GTGCGTGTTGGAGAGGTTGGAGGAAACACACTAGGCTTCTTTGGCTGTCAGTTCGGTCCTGATGGCTCCAAGATTCTGGCTCATGCCTTCCATGGTGCGCTGCACCTCTGGCAAAGAGACCCGAGCCAGCAG TGTTGTGTGTACTGTGTGCAGAGAGAATGGAGTTCCGCAGTGGTGGTGTCTGGCCACTTTAATGCAGTGCAGGACTTGAGTTGGGATCCAGAGGGAGAATTTCTCCTCAGCGTGGGCTCAGACCAGACTACCAGAGTCTTCGCACCATGGAGAAGAAAAGACTGCTCACAG GTCACCTGGCACGAGATCTCCAGGCCTCAGATCCACGGCTATGACATGCAGTGCCTGGCCATGGTGGGCCGATACCAGTTCGTGTCTGGAGCAGATGAAAAAGTGCTGCGTGTGTTCAAGGCTCCGCGTAACTTTGTGGAGAACTTTGCCAACATAGTGGGCACTTCTTTGGAGAAACTTTTGGCTTCACAA GATTGTAAAGGTCTTCCAGAAGGAGCCAGCACACCCGCACTCGGGCTCTCTAATAAGGCTGTGTTTCAAG gtgatcTTACGATGCAGAGCACCCAGGAGGAAGGGAAAGATTTCAACAGCGTGTCTGACCAGTACAAGGAGTCTTACTTTCATCCTCTTAGTCTAACAG AACCCCCTCCGGAGGATCACCTTCTCCAGAACACGCTGTGGCCTGAGGTCCAGAAGCT gTATGGTCATGGTTTTGAGATGTTCTGTCTGGCATCAGACTCTGCAGGAACAGTGGTCGCCTCAGCGTGTAAG GCATCTAAAGCGGGGCATGCTGCTATCCTGTTGTGGAGCACATCCACCTGGAAACAGCTACAAGCGCTTCCATACCACAGTCTGACCGTCACTCAGATGGCCTTCTCCCCAGACTCACGCTTGCTCCTCGCTGTGTCCCGGGACCGCACCTGGTCATTGTGGAGACGTGAGGACTGTGGACCCGATGCTTCAG AGCCCAGATTctcactctacacacacaccactaaggACTCAGCAGTGCACGCACGCATCATTTGGTCATGTGATTGGAGCCTGGATAATAAGTACTTTGTGACAGCTAGTCGGGATAAGAAG GTGATCATGTGGGGTCACCGTGGCTCTGGAGTTCCAGTTGGCATGAATGACAGTGCCGTTATTCCCTGTTCATCTGTTCTGGATGTGGGGGATTCAGCTACTGCTGTGGCTGTCTGccctttccttctctctgaCCAGAG CTACCTCATAGCGGTGGGTCTGGAGAGTGGACAGATCGTTCTGTATAAATGGAGGAAAGTGGACGATCTGTCTTCAGGATCAGACTGGAGCAGGTGTGCTGAAAGCGATGTCTC TCAAAGTCACACACTGGTGGTGAAGAGGCTGCGCTGGAGGCCCCGAGTCTGTCAGCAGGATCGGAGTGAAGGCTTGAACAAGAACCACCAAAGCACCTCTGTCCAGTTAGCCAGTGCTGGAGCTGACCACACTGTCAAAATCTTCAACATCAACACACTGACTCTGTAG
- the elp2 gene encoding elongator complex protein 2 isoform X2 codes for MAIPVMTTCHVACCANRTPHVLSWSRRDLIAFGTCNSVALYDPQEVKVVELLNKHSGRVNTVQWIHREDCGPETQLLSGGSDNNIIVWEEQHGQFAASAVCSGHSGPVCAVDAVPLSSSDSLLVSASSDSTVKLWMYSSGKAECLQTLSFGSGFMMDVSLALLPGSRVPILACGGDDSKVHLFVQINGQFQKVLTLQGHEDWVRGVEWAAKDGELLLASCAQDCLIRVWRLVVKCDAHVQEPAEGIIRMTEDVFEVKGKMYAVSLETVLAGHENWVYGIHWQPSFSKGGTVEQPLSLLSASMDKTMILWGPEEASGVWVEQVRVGEVGGNTLGFFGCQFGPDGSKILAHAFHGALHLWQRDPSQQREWSSAVVVSGHFNAVQDLSWDPEGEFLLSVGSDQTTRVFAPWRRKDCSQVTWHEISRPQIHGYDMQCLAMVGRYQFVSGADEKVLRVFKAPRNFVENFANIVGTSLEKLLASQDCKGLPEGASTPALGLSNKAVFQGDLTMQSTQEEGKDFNSVSDQYKESYFHPLSLTEPPPEDHLLQNTLWPEVQKLYGHGFEMFCLASDSAGTVVASACKASKAGHAAILLWSTSTWKQLQALPYHSLTVTQMAFSPDSRLLLAVSRDRTWSLWRREDCGPDASEPRFSLYTHTTKDSAVHARIIWSCDWSLDNKYFVTASRDKKVIMWGHRGSGVPVGMNDSAVIPCSSVLDVGDSATAVAVCPFLLSDQSYLIAVGLESGQIVLYKWRKVDDLSSGSDWSRCAESDVSQSHTLVVKRLRWRPRVCQQDRSEGLNKNHQSTSVQLASAGADHTVKIFNINTLTL; via the exons AATGACAACATGCCATGTAGCGTGTTGTGCAAACCGGACTCCACACGTTCTCTCCTGGAGCCGCAGAGATTTAATCGCCTTTGGGACGTGTAATTCAGTTGCTTTGTATGATCCACAG GAGGTGAAAGTTGTTGAGCTCCTGAATAAGCACAGTGGCAGGGTTAACACTGTGCAGTGGATTCACAGGGAGGACTGTG GTCCAGAAACACAGCTGCTTTCAGGAGGATctgataataatattattgtgtGGGAGGAGCAACATGGTCAG TTTGCTGCCTCTGCAGTGTGTTCAGGCCACTCGGGTCCTGTGTGTGCTGTGGATGCTGTACCGCTGTCTTCCTCCGACTCACTGCTCGTCTCTGCGTCATCAGACTCCACCGTGAAACTGTGGATGTACAGCAGTGGAAAAG CCGAATGCCTCCAGACGTTATCTTTTGGGAGCGGCTTCATGATGGATGTCTCCTTAGCGCTGTTGCCAGGCAGCAGAG TGCCCATCCTAGCATGTGGGGGAGATGACAGCAAAGTCCATTTGTTTGTGCAGATCAATGGACAG TTTCAGAAAGTACTCACATTACAAGGCCACGAGGACTGGGTCCGTGGTGTGGAATGGGCAGCAAAAG ATGGGGAATTACTTTTGGCCAGTTGCGCTCAGGACTGTCTGATCCGAGTGTGGAGGCTGGTGGTTAAATGCGACGCACACGTACAGGAGCCTGCCGAAGGAATCATCAGGATGACTGAGGATGTGTTTGAGGTGAAGGGGAAAA TGTATGCAGTGAGCCTTGAGACGGTATTAGCTGGCCATGAGAACTGGGTGTATGGGATCCATTGGCAGCCTTCATTTAGCAAAG GCGGCACAGTGGAACAGCCTCTGAGTCTGCTTTCTGCCTCTATGGACAAGACTATGATCCTATGGGGGCCAGAGGAGGCGTCAGGTGTGTGGGTGGAGCAG GTGCGTGTTGGAGAGGTTGGAGGAAACACACTAGGCTTCTTTGGCTGTCAGTTCGGTCCTGATGGCTCCAAGATTCTGGCTCATGCCTTCCATGGTGCGCTGCACCTCTGGCAAAGAGACCCGAGCCAGCAG AGAGAATGGAGTTCCGCAGTGGTGGTGTCTGGCCACTTTAATGCAGTGCAGGACTTGAGTTGGGATCCAGAGGGAGAATTTCTCCTCAGCGTGGGCTCAGACCAGACTACCAGAGTCTTCGCACCATGGAGAAGAAAAGACTGCTCACAG GTCACCTGGCACGAGATCTCCAGGCCTCAGATCCACGGCTATGACATGCAGTGCCTGGCCATGGTGGGCCGATACCAGTTCGTGTCTGGAGCAGATGAAAAAGTGCTGCGTGTGTTCAAGGCTCCGCGTAACTTTGTGGAGAACTTTGCCAACATAGTGGGCACTTCTTTGGAGAAACTTTTGGCTTCACAA GATTGTAAAGGTCTTCCAGAAGGAGCCAGCACACCCGCACTCGGGCTCTCTAATAAGGCTGTGTTTCAAG gtgatcTTACGATGCAGAGCACCCAGGAGGAAGGGAAAGATTTCAACAGCGTGTCTGACCAGTACAAGGAGTCTTACTTTCATCCTCTTAGTCTAACAG AACCCCCTCCGGAGGATCACCTTCTCCAGAACACGCTGTGGCCTGAGGTCCAGAAGCT gTATGGTCATGGTTTTGAGATGTTCTGTCTGGCATCAGACTCTGCAGGAACAGTGGTCGCCTCAGCGTGTAAG GCATCTAAAGCGGGGCATGCTGCTATCCTGTTGTGGAGCACATCCACCTGGAAACAGCTACAAGCGCTTCCATACCACAGTCTGACCGTCACTCAGATGGCCTTCTCCCCAGACTCACGCTTGCTCCTCGCTGTGTCCCGGGACCGCACCTGGTCATTGTGGAGACGTGAGGACTGTGGACCCGATGCTTCAG AGCCCAGATTctcactctacacacacaccactaaggACTCAGCAGTGCACGCACGCATCATTTGGTCATGTGATTGGAGCCTGGATAATAAGTACTTTGTGACAGCTAGTCGGGATAAGAAG GTGATCATGTGGGGTCACCGTGGCTCTGGAGTTCCAGTTGGCATGAATGACAGTGCCGTTATTCCCTGTTCATCTGTTCTGGATGTGGGGGATTCAGCTACTGCTGTGGCTGTCTGccctttccttctctctgaCCAGAG CTACCTCATAGCGGTGGGTCTGGAGAGTGGACAGATCGTTCTGTATAAATGGAGGAAAGTGGACGATCTGTCTTCAGGATCAGACTGGAGCAGGTGTGCTGAAAGCGATGTCTC TCAAAGTCACACACTGGTGGTGAAGAGGCTGCGCTGGAGGCCCCGAGTCTGTCAGCAGGATCGGAGTGAAGGCTTGAACAAGAACCACCAAAGCACCTCTGTCCAGTTAGCCAGTGCTGGAGCTGACCACACTGTCAAAATCTTCAACATCAACACACTGACTCTGTAG